The Mustela lutreola isolate mMusLut2 chromosome 3, mMusLut2.pri, whole genome shotgun sequence genome includes a region encoding these proteins:
- the LOC131826405 gene encoding IST1 homolog codes for MLGSGFKAERLRVNLTLVINRLKLLEKKKTELAQKARKEIADYLAAGKDERARIRVEHIIREDYLVEAMEILELYCDLLLAWFGLIQSMKELDSGLAESVSTLIWAAPGLQSEVAELKIVADQLCAKYSKEYGKLCRTNQIGTVNDRLMHKLSVEAPPKILVQRYLIEIANNYNVPYEPDSVVMAEAPPGVETDLIDVGFTDDVKKGGPGRGGGGGFTAPIGGPDGTVPVPMPMPMPMPSPSTPFSYPLPKGPVDDINADKNVSSAQIVGPGPKPEASAKPPSRPMDTYDNFVLPELPSVPDTLPTASAGANTSASEDIDFDDLSRRFEELKKKT; via the coding sequence ATGCTGGGCTCTGGATTTAAAGCTGAGCGTTTACGAGTCAATTTGACATTAGTCATAAACCGTCTTAAactgttggagaaaaaaaaaacggaaCTGGCCCAGAAAGCGAGGAAAGAGATTGCTGACTATCTGGCTGCTGGGAAAGATGAACGAGCTCGGATTCGAGTGGAGCACATTATCCGAGAAGACTACCTTGTGGAGGCCATGGAGATTCTGGAGCTGTATTGTGATCTGCTGCTGGCTTGGTTTGGCCTCATCCAATCTATGAAGGAACTAGACTCTGGTCTGGCTGAATCCGTGTCTACGCTGATATGGGCTGCTCCTGGGCTCCAGTCAGAAGTGGCTGAGTTGAAAATAGTTGCTGATCAGCTCTGTGCCAAGTATAGCAAGGAATATGGCAAGCTATGTAGGACCAATCAGATTGGAACTGTGAATGACAGGCTGATGCACAAACTGAGTGTGGAAGCCCCACCTAAAATCCTGGTGCAGAGATACCTGATTGAAATTGCCAATAACTACAATGTGCCCTATGAGCCTGACTCTGTGGTCATGGCAGAAGCTCCTCCTGGGGTAGAGACAGATCTTATTGATGTTGGATTCACAgatgatgtgaagaaagggggccctggaagaggaggagggggtggttTCACAGCACCAATTGGTGGACCTGATGGAACAGTACCAGTGCCTATGCCCATGCCTATGCCCATGCCCTCTCCAAGTACTCCTTTCTCCTACCCACTGCCAAAGGGACCAGTTGATGACATAAACGCTGATAAGAATGTCTCTTCTGCACAGATTGTTGGTCCTGGGCCCAAGCCAGAAGCCTCTGCAAAGCCCCCTTCCCGACCCATGGATACCTACGACAACTTTGTACTACCGGAGTTGCCATCTGTACCAGACACACTACCAACTGCGTCTGCTGGTGCCAACACCTCAGCATCTGAGGACATTGACTTTGATGATCTGTCCCGGAGATTTGaagagttgaaaaagaaaacctag